Proteins encoded within one genomic window of Manis pentadactyla isolate mManPen7 chromosome 4, mManPen7.hap1, whole genome shotgun sequence:
- the LOC118908912 gene encoding serine/arginine-rich splicing factor 10-like: MSRYLGPPNTSLFVRNVADDTRSEDLRREFGRYGPIVDVYVPLDFYTRRPRGFAYVQFEDVHDAEDALHNLDRKWICGRQIEIQFAQGDRKTPNQMKAKEGRNVYSSSRYDDYDRYRRSRSRSYERRRSRRRSFDYNYRRSYSPRNSRPTGRPRRSRSHSDNDRPNCSWNTQYSSAYYTSRKI; this comes from the coding sequence ATGTCTCGCTACCTGGGCCCCCCCAATACATCTCTGTTCGTAAGGAACGTGGCCGATGACACCAGGTCTGAAGATTTACGACGCGAATTTGGTCGTTATGGTCCTATAGTTGATGTGTATGTTCCACTTGATTTCTACACTCGCCGTCCAAGAGGATTTGCTTATGTTCAATTTGAGGATGTTCATGATGCCGAAGATGCTTTACATAATTTGGACAGAAAATGGATCTGTGGACGCcaaattgaaatacagtttgcACAGGGGGATCGGAAGACTCCAAATCAAATGAAAGCCAAAGAAGGGAGGAATGTGTACAGTTCTTCACGCTATGATGATTATGACAGATACAGACGTTCTAGAAGCCGAAGTTATGAAAGAAGGAGATCAAGAAGACGGTCCTTTGATTACAACTACAGAAGATCTTACAGTCCTAGAAACAGTAGACCGACTGGAAGACCGCGGCGTAGCAGAAGCCATTCCGACAATGATAGACCAAACTGCAGCTGGAATACCCAGTACAGTTCTGCTTACTACACTTCAAGAAAGATCTGA